From the Malus domestica chromosome 17, GDT2T_hap1 genome, one window contains:
- the LOC103410171 gene encoding UDP-glycosyltransferase 708G1-like — MPCSKANLLSLSKPSFSIKMSDSGDLRVPHVALLPSAGMGHLTPFLRLAALLASHDVCVTFITPNPTVSLAESQSLSNFLMAFPQITRKQLHLLPLDESCANSEDPFYYHFELIRRSSHLLSPLLSSLSPPLSAMITDMSFTSTVLPITDSLGLPNYIFFTSSAKMLTLYVSFHTMLGPNHTIKDDLQVPGLGPIPKSRIPPPLLQESNNLLKTFFIENGKKMTESSGILVNTCESIESETLAALNEGKVLRKLPSVISIGPLAPCFFETSQQLQWLNDQATGSVLYVSFGSRTAMSREQIRELGDGLVRSGCRFLWAVKDKKVDIEDDEKLTEVLGEGLLERVKKNGLAVKNWLNQEEILSHPAIGGFLSHCGWNSLSEALWNGVRVLAWPQHGDQKVNADLVERIGLGTWDKSWGWGDRETVVKAEDIAQTVSEIMGNDLLKLQALHIRDEARRAVGDDGSSTKSLAALIDTWKKFQVLP, encoded by the coding sequence ATGCCCTGCTCTAAAGCTAATCTACTTTCCCTTAGCAAACCATCATTTTCCATTAAAATGTCAGATTCCGGTGATCTACGAGTCCCTCATGTAGCTCTCCTTCCAAGTGCCGGAATGGGTCATCTCACGCCCTTCCTTCGGCTTGCAGCGTTACTAGCATCACATGATGTTTGTGTCACTTTCATCACTCCAAATCCAACCGTCTCACTTGCTGAGTCACAGAGTTTGTCAAACTTTCTCATGGCCTTCCCACAAATTACTCGAAAGCAACTTCATCTCCTTCCACTGGACGAGTCCTGTGCCAATTCCGAAGACCCTTTTTACTACCATTTTGAATTGATTCGCCGCTCTTCTCACCTGCTCTCTCCTCTTCTATCTTCACTCTCTCCACCTCTCTCCGCTATGATCACAGACATGAGCTTCACCTCCACGGTTCTTCCTATAACCGATTCTCTCGGACTTCCAAACTACATTTTCTTCACATCATCTGCCAAAATGTTGACACTTTATGTGTCCTTCCACACCATGCTTGGCCCTAATCACACTATAAAAGATGATCTCCAAGTTCCGGGTTTGGGGCCAATACCAAAATCACGGATCCCTCCACCACTGCTGCAGGAAAGTAACAATTTGCTGAAGACCTTTTTCATAGAGAATGGTAAGAAAATGACAGAATCAAGCGGAATTTTGGTGAACACATGTGAAAGTATAGAGAGTGAGACTTTGGCAGCACTAAATGAAGGCAAAGTATTGAGAAAACTACCGTCAGTAATTTCCATTGGACCGCTAGCGCCATGTTTCTTCGAGACAAGCCAACAACTGCAATGGCTTAATGATCAAGCAACTGGGTCAGTGCTCTATGTCAGCTTTGGGAGCAGGACTGCCATGTCCAGGGAGCAAATTAGAGAGTTGGGTGATGGCTTGGTGAGGAGCGGTTGCAGGTTTCTGTGGGCGGTGAAGGATAAGAAAGTTGACATCGAAGATGACGAGAAACTGACTGAGGTGCTTGGAGAGGGATTATTGGAGAGGGTGAAGAAAAATGGATTGGCAGTGAAGAACTGGCTGAACCAGGAGGAGATATTGAGCCATCCGGCCATCGGTGGGTTTTTAAGTCACTGTGGCTGGAACTCTTTGTCTGAGGCTCTCTGGAACGGTGTGCGCGTATTAGCATGGCCGCAACATGGGGATCAGAAAGTCAATGCGGATTTGGTGGAGAGAATTGGACTCGGAACGTGGGATAAGAGTTGGGGTTGGGGTGATAGGGAGACGGTGGTGAAAGCAGAGGACATTGCACAGACGGTTAGTGAGATAATGGGAAAcgatttgttgaagttgcaagCATTGCACATTAGAGACGAGGCTAGAAGGGCGGTTGGAGATGACGGTAGTTCTACAAAGAGTCTCGCTGCTCTCATCGACACATGGAAGAAGTTTCAGGTACTACCATAG